ACAGATGAAAGAAAGGGACACGCACGATGCCAACAACACCCGAGGTTGAACCCGTGGAACCAACACCCGAGCGACGCACCACCGTCGAGCGCACATCAGACACAGAGGTCGTCGTCACCCGCGTGTTCGACGCCCCACCGCACCTGGTGTTCCAAGCGTGGTCGACGCCCGAACTCTTTCGCCTCTGGTGGGTGCCGCGGTCGATGGCCATGACCTTGCACCACTGCGAGATGGACGTTCGGACCGGAGGGACCTACCGACTGAATTTCGGAGGAAACATGGACTTCTTCGGTCGCTACCTTGAGGTCACACCACCGTCACGCATCGTGTGGACCAACGAAGAAGGCGCCGAGGAAGGCTCCGTCACCACTGTGACGTTCGAACCGGTCGACGACGACAAGACGCTGCTTGTGATGAGCGAGCAGTTCCCGTCGAAGGAAGCGCTCGACGCCGCCGGGACGGGCGCGGCCGACGCAACTCACGAAACCTTCGCTCAACTCGACGAGGTCCTGGAAACGCTGGGCGACTGAACGCCCAGCGATGCGCTCCCTCACCGCGGACGGGTCGATAACGCGCCTACCGCTAGTCGATGCAGCGCGAACCGTGCCCCCACTGCTCCAGCAGCGGCCGGTACTCGTAATGCCAGCCCTCGGCCGGATAGGTGCGGCACCACCCGTTCGCCTGGAGGATCCTGCGGTCGAAATCGCCGTACCGGGGCTCCCAGTCCTCGAGGTCGATCGCGACGCCGAACTCGTGAAACGACTTGCCCGGCTCTTCGGCGGTTCGTCCCAGCGCGCGTCGCAAACACGTCTGCTCGGCGGTTGAACGCCACGCAGCACGCACGAAGATGGTGCGCGATTCGATCGAGGCCGCGGGGTTCATCGCGACCATCAAGGCCTCTTTCTGGTCCATCGCGTTTCGGAGGGAAGCGACGGCCTCCGGTTCCATACCGATGCTCCACTCCCGAGCGATCAAACAGCCACACCCTCGGCGGGTCGACCCCAACGCCGTGATGATGGCCCGGTGCTTGCGCTGCTCGATGGGCAGCGACGCAGCATCGGCCGCATAACGACGCGAGATCGAACAACCGGTGGTCGCCTCGACCGGAGCGGGACTCGCCGGTGTCGGCTCGTTGGCAGCGAGCCGGGTCATGATGAGATCCGCACGCTCGAGCGTTATGAACGTCGTCCACCGAAGGTCCGCCGTGCAGGCAAGTACGTGCGTGGCGTCTTTGGCCAGGTCGCCCTCGGTCTGACACGGCGTCCCGGCCACCTGTTCGGGCAGGTCGCAGGCGCTCAGCATCGCCGATGCCGCGGTCAGAAAGGCCATCAAAACAGCGAGGGTTCGGCGACGCATCGTTCCTCCTTGTCGAAGTCGCGATCGTATCGCCGCGCGCACGCCGTGTCGGCGACCGCGCTACGCCGACGTCGCTCGTTCGATGTCCACCCGCAGATCCATTGAGCACCCGGGCTCAAGCGCGACAACGCCATGACCAGCCTCTCCCCTGTCGGCCAACGCAATGCCGTTGTTGACCATCGTG
The DNA window shown above is from Microthrixaceae bacterium and carries:
- a CDS encoding SRPBCC domain-containing protein, with protein sequence MEPTPERRTTVERTSDTEVVVTRVFDAPPHLVFQAWSTPELFRLWWVPRSMAMTLHHCEMDVRTGGTYRLNFGGNMDFFGRYLEVTPPSRIVWTNEEGAEEGSVTTVTFEPVDDDKTLLVMSEQFPSKEALDAAGTGAADATHETFAQLDEVLETLGD
- a CDS encoding M15 family metallopeptidase, coding for MRRRTLAVLMAFLTAASAMLSACDLPEQVAGTPCQTEGDLAKDATHVLACTADLRWTTFITLERADLIMTRLAANEPTPASPAPVEATTGCSISRRYAADAASLPIEQRKHRAIITALGSTRRGCGCLIAREWSIGMEPEAVASLRNAMDQKEALMVAMNPAASIESRTIFVRAAWRSTAEQTCLRRALGRTAEEPGKSFHEFGVAIDLEDWEPRYGDFDRRILQANGWCRTYPAEGWHYEYRPLLEQWGHGSRCID